CAGACAGTTGTCAACTGGATGTAAATTACTTACTTCAAAAGACAATTGCATGTTTTGGTAACTTGTTTAAAGTACTACATGGTACATAATTTTACAAGAACTGGCACTAGTAAATATATTGAAACTGACAAAGATCTAATTATCTAATTATAACATTTGACATCATCTGCATATCTCAATCTGATCATATTCCTTAATGTTGGATTTCCTTACCTGACAAAGACAAACTCAAGAGCACAGAAATTAATCTTGAGCCTCATTCTCGTGATACTGTACACAGtttcaaaataaacttattaaGTGTTATTTCCACTATTACTCAATACATTCTTTTTAAGTGACTGGCTATCATGCAAATAAGCAATTAGtgtttttcatattaaagaaaaatgagttaatgaagTATACTGGGTAATTCGTCAAGGTTCTGGACAGATCTGCTTCTAATCATGAAATTCCATAAgaattaaatttcaattaattaGGCTTCTAAAAGCTATCTGGAATaactattaagtaatttttttttagcttactttATAATTAAAATGGATTTGTCATGTGTCTTTTACACTTTAAAGTCTTTTAATGCACtggaatatatacaaaaattaacttTACTTGTACAACCTTTGTATGAATCAAGTATTTTGTTTCTATGCTGATGAAAATGCTTGCTACTTCATAGTAaacctttaaaatttaaaattagttcAAGACTGAAGACGAGACTTCAATATACTTCTGGCAGACTTGAATTGattatttactataaaatttGAAACCCCTTTTCAATCTTCATTCAGTATCTTAATACCAAGCAGATGTGAACATTAGCTAATCAGTGAATAACAAAATGGTAGGATGTAAAGGGGCCGACTGGAACAACAGTTAATATAAAACATCAATCTTCCATGTTAATTAAGCATTGGCAATAgggcttgaatttttttttaccattatgaagcactaaataaacatttcattaatgCAAAATGGATTTCATCTAACTGCTCAAAGGGAAAACACCGCGCTACAGTATTTAACAGAATGGGTTCTGAAAATGAATTCTGCGCTTTACACATACAATGAGTAAGTACTGTACAATCAATGCAAAAAGTACTTTGTGATGAAAGTGTCCACAAGAATTATGTCAAGTGGGTAACATTTCTAAAACGGAACTAATATAATTGTTCCAAATTACATTAGGTAACTAAATATTTGTCATAAGTGCATTATAACCCACATGTACAGTCTAATAATAGATTGGAAGCTATCTAGGGCTTCATTTGGTGCCTTGTATAATCAACAGcacaattacattttttctaaagcagtttatagttatatattatctGCAGCATATCTTCAATTTGACCTCACTGGGAACTCTTCATGGCATTTAATTCAAAATGCTTCAGTGAATATCTGCAGTATATCTTGCTGTTGAAAGCCAAAGACTGAAAAGGTTTGTCTTCCTGGCTATGACTCTCTTCAaccctgtaaaaataaaaaatgccatcAACTTGACAGTCATGCTATATCcttattgttacattttatattctttatattctaagctataacaaagattaaaatgtaGCTTACATGATTTGATTTAGTACAAATAAATGACAGAGTaggtattttcatgattttatcagAGAAACTTTTACATTATTCACCGAAAAAATTAAATCAGACATTATAACCTTTAAACATGAATACTCCAGTATTACTTtgttgaaattaaatatattcatcaactAACATCCAACATTTGAACATTGCCTAACTGTTCTCCATTAATCCTCTCTCTAACAAGACCACCATTAGGACTTCAGCTCAACTGTCCAAGTTTAACCAAAAGATTACTTCGAACATAATCCACTGAATAAAACATATTACCTTTCTACCTTAGCCTACTAACTAACAAGCCCTACCTCAATCCAAACACTAATCAGTGGTATTTTAACACACTGACTAATAAATGAATGTGGGGGAACACAAAGAGCTCACCACAGAATAACAACAGGACTTTCATAGGGAGCAGCAACAGACAATAGCTGAGGAAATTTCTtcagaggggaagggggatgttCCTAGttcattaacaaatgaaaacaaattgtgGAAAAATGCAAAAGTTTCCTTGAAAACCACTGACAAAGCTCAAGCAAACTTTGTTATAAAGCTCCTGAATGACAATGCTGTCTCTCAGTTTtggaacattttgaaatttaggcaaaaTCAAACAACATTGGACAGGTTTTTTGAGAGACAGAAACACACAGTCaagaaaaaatcaacagaaagagaaataatcCAAGAAGCACAGCTGCCTGCTGTTTTTAAGGAAGGGGATTCCCCTTCCAACCGATAACATCTCTCCTCCTATATGCCTTCCTCACCACGTACCATATGCCATCAACTCTTCCCATTGCAGAGAGAGTGGGAAAAAATTTGCCTATATTTCATCACCTTACTTTTCTGTTTTAGATTTCAGCATGTTAGGCTTATTATATTCTAATTACAATGCTTTTATTTGTGGTATGTTTACAGGCCTGGAACAGCTACCCAATTCCCATAAATCATGGGAAAAATCGGCTCAGTTTAAGGGCACATTGGCTAAAGGACAGCCTTCTGGAATGGATTAAGTCCATTAactggggtatgactgtataacGATTCCCTTCAGGTCACCATCTGCATCTCTGCTGTGAGGTACTGACAGACATAAACTAAAAGTTTTCTTCTATTATGACACATCCAGGTTTCATTCCAAACTCCAAAGCTGGATTGCAAATGACACATCTAGCAAGAGGAATTCCAAAGGGTTAGATACTAcccaataaatgtaaaatgtcttTACTAGACAAAAATGCCAGTTACCTAGGAAATCTACAGTTTGCTTGTAAACTGGCCCTCTAAATGGTAATTTGGCCCCAACGGGTACGTCACTCCAAAAAATCCAATTATGCCACTGATGCACACCAAGTTACAACTGTCTGCTTTACTTTTGTTGAATTTCATGACCTCAATAGCAAGAATATACTAATATACCAAAATTCTTAATTTCAATTTTTCCCACCCAAGCAGTACCAAAGCTCCTCTTCTCCTGGGACAATTGAGGAGATGGATGTGGGCCAATGAAAGTGTTATGACCATGTTAAGCTGGGCTTGGTTATTTTTTCATGGACAGCAAACatcttttcaaattaaattataCACAGGCTATACACAACTTTGAGAAATCAACCTTGAACCCAAcatcacatttaataatttaaaaacttacCGGTGATAAATCTGGAGAGCTGCTGCTCATGGCAACCAGATGATGTCTTCCGCTGGAGGTTTTCCTGCCCTTACCAAACAGTGGAAAGACAGTAGGCACCGAATTCCAAATCAACTGATCTTTGCTGTTCATAAACTGGGCATCATCAAAATGTGCCCCATAGACTACAACCTCTCTTCAAGTGCTCTTGGATCTTTGACAGTGTCTCACATTTTACCCTAAATACCAACATCTTGAACCTGAAAGGAGAGTTCATATACTATGGCAGATAGTTTAGCAGAAGCCAAAATACTTGCAAATTTAAAAGCTGTTTAATCTTAAATGCTAATTATGTAGTTTCatgacaataaacaacaataaagaaaatgctgaCAAATACATTTCAGAATGCCCAATAACCCAAGGTCCATGTCAAAACACCAATTTTCAAAGCAGGAACAAAACGCCTtgggtaaaactatagaacagctctgcacggactattaccttggaaattgattttccctATGCTTTCAGTTGCCCATAAATGAGGTGGTGGTGTTTGTTGTCGGTCAACTACTATTAATCAAATATCTCTATCCAATATGGTTGGAGACCCTCCGGGAACATGGGGTTTTGGGTGAGGGAAATTGTTGGGAGAAAGACAGGActgtcatgttgttgttatggaaagGTTCCATGCATGCACAAGTCATTGGGGAGCcttatgttcaagaagggattggctagggaatcctattataaaaggaactatacaaACCTAACTTACCCTAACCTAATCTAGTAGGCCCTGTTACTTAACCGTGGGGTCAAACCGGGCCCCcatgaaggaaactccactttttaccaaaagctcccctacaacatTGAGCAAGCGAAATAGTACTCCAGGATGGCTAGCATACAagaacatatcagttctgaggttaattagaGTCGACCGCCAAATAACAGtagtaaattcttgataatcaaccaaaatactacagaaaaagtcaatttccaaagtaacatCCCCACCTGAGATGTTCTATGGTTCTACTAACCCTTGAATTAACCTAGCCTATATTTTCCAAGTTTTTCAATTTTCACGCCAGTTCTCCATATtggaattgttttgttttttcctcaggTCTCCTTAACATGCTTAATGAAAACCACTAAaatcacttttaaatttaattaaccaGAAATGTAAAGCCTTTATGTTTTGATATTGAAGTCCATGGAGCTGGAAGGCTACTGATCATTACAGTCACTTACCATTTACTGGAAGTCATCATACTTATTTACTTGAGAAGGCAACGTTTTAAGTAACTCGGTCCTACTAAACTACCAGTGCTGGCTGGCACTGTACTAACACTATTACTGTAGGCTACTTGTCATTCTGAAAATGTTCAGGAAATAGTTGGGCTAGCCGGTCCACTGTCCAAGTGAGAAAAAACCTTATTTATACAAGTTTAGTTTTGCAAAAACAATATACTAGCCTTTCTTAGATTTTCTGGACGTTCACTAAGCAACAAAAATACTTACTATCTGTTGACAGGCCCGGTGGTTGATTCCACCCACTAAACGTAGTAACACCACAGTAACATTACATGCTTTAAAATGGCAGCGGGTGAAGTATACAGCCTTGGTGTATAACACTCAGTGTTGCCACTTCACTAAGAGCCTTTTCCCCTACACTATAGGTAATTTTCCCCTACTTTCCCCCACGCACCTAACGTAATAATAGCATAGATGAAAATGAAGTATTACATTTTAGTTTCatctcatttgtaaaaaaaattcaaaattttaggtACAAAACAACGAACTCCGTTAAAGGAAATCCCAAAAGCAACGTCTCTGTGATAAATAATAAAGCTCCCCCCTCATAACCGGTGTCAGGAACTGGCTGGACTGAAGCTAAACAGATTCAAAATCACAAGTCTGAACCTGAAACGCGATGTCACTTAGGATGAGCAAATACGTACCGAGTTTTTAAAACTATCATTGTAATGTTGAGCTGTTTAGTATTTTTCACAGATACTATTTATGTCGAtaatatttctatttgttttatctAGAATATTAAATAAGAACTTTTAAGGTAAATAAGTGAATTCCCCTGCACAAAGGTCATTTTCCCCGTAGGTTTCCCCTACAGACACCAGATTTCCCTAAGGAAGGGGTATCCCTTTACGAGTGGCAACACTGTGTTTTAGTGCCTGACAATTTCGACGAAAGAAAACTATACagaaactttcaaagaatatggatCTGACCATTTATCTAAGGGTGACTTGAATAGATTGAAGCActgttttacacattttcattcGTAGTGTAGACAGAATTTTGTCATAAGATCTGTAGATGACCTTCCATGTGAACCTCATTTAATTCTAGTGGCATTTGTCTTtacatattgtatttttttaaatacttatgaTTCTCATATAGTTTTGTCGACTGTCAAATATAACAAGGACAATTCATCTCTTTATTAGGATATTTCAGGTTAATATTGGTACCAGTAACAGCTGTACTTTAACATATAACTGCCAACAACTTAAAATGTGTGCGTGCGGCTCGTGGTAAAACGACAATGTATATGTGAGTGCTTTCCTTACATTGTTTTACACAGAAATCTGAGCCTTATTTTGGAATGTACCTTTTCCAGTTTTCTCTGAAAAACAGATTCGTACAGTAAGACCAGACTTCCTTGAATTCCAGTTCTTAGTTAATGAAAGACCTTATAAAACAATCATTTCGAGACAATCCAAGTCGCAGAGCCTACGTGTAACCTGAGTACAAACGAGCTGACTGCGctgaacattttatttacttccatTCACAATCAACATCAAAATTAAGATACCAACAAGTGTACATCCCACTTAAGCAACCACCTTAGCGCATAAGAAGTGCAGAATGCCTACAGGAAGTCAGGTACTTTTGTTCACTAAAAGTCAAAGGGTTTAAATGATTTGTAAATGTGAAGGGCAGTGCTAGTGATTCTGTACCAATGAAGCCGAGACCCCTGGATTGAAAAAGAATCTCTTTGTGAACCCAATGTTCCTTATCGATGGCACCAAGTTTGTTGCTTTACCACATTCTGCAACCAGCTCTCTGCAAAGATCATTGAGTTCCATATCGTGAGCGTGCTTTGCCATCGTACGACAAAGGGCAGTAGGGAAGCTAGATCCGTCCTTTGAGAAGTTATAAGACGTAAACCCAGTGCTGCTGGAGTAAATGCAGACCATGTCTCTCTGAGGTTCGTTAACTCTTGTAGGTCTGAAAGGGTTAAGAACGCTGGCACAGCTGTCAGTATAGTAGCCTCTGCAGAAATCAAAGATGAAAACCTTAGGCTTGTTCTTTAGTTGAGGACATTCGGCATCACTGAAAAGACCTAGTAACCATTCGGTAGATAGCTGTTGCATATCCGATGCAAGGAAAGCATCGTTGTTGCTGGTGCCGTGGCTGGAGATGATGAAAGTGGCACTACTAGCATCCCAGAGCTCTTCCATATCTCTTATTCTTGTTAAGGTCTCTTTGGTTTCGTCTGAGGTCAAAGAGTGATGGACTTCTCCGGAATAGCCCATCTGGGTAAACACATTGGCCAGGTTGCTGGCGTCATCCTCTGAGGCTTCCAGCTCCAGATCGGGCCTCCTCTCGAATGACCCAAAACTCAGGATGCAGACGTACCCTCTGGAGTTTGGGTTCATTGTGTATACATCACTTCCGGTCACGCATTGTTTCGTTGGTTTTACTTTGATCCTAAGGGGGCCAAGCTgcttgaaatatttgaaaaactttgTTTAAACATATAGAAGTCTCAGCAGCAttcgtaaaataaaattacagtaaaacatcGCCAGCATTATCTATTCCGCAGAACGTACGCTTTTTTGAATTATCTAAATCTATGGTGAATTTGCATGACGGCAGCTAAATAACGACATTTTGTATTCCAATAAGGGAAATgctaatatttatttgaataagaCATAGATTTTAATggcaactgaaaaattatttaggATATAGCATACTTACCATTGGGTCCCTGCCAATTCTAGGCATTGTAGGTGATACTAAAATCTGTCCATGCTTTGTAACTGGATGTCCTTCCTCATTCTGAAAGATTATATAATGAAGCCATTCatgaataaagtgaataaaatctGTATCTGTTGACAATCAATGACCAATGAGGTAAAAGGGCATTTTCTCGTTAATGCTGGCCTCATTTAGGTAGAGTGAATCCTGTTAACGATTGCATTGATGAAAGATCCATTTAAAGCTTAAGCTGTTTCAGATGAATTTAAGTAAGTGGAATTTAATACTAAAAGTTTATGTCAGAAAAGTtattcgatgaaaaaaaaaaaaaaaactagaaagaaGTATGTTTACCGTAGGCAATAACATCAGTGTCGATTTTTGGTTCAGTGACAGAGCTAACTGGCGTGGCGTGGTGATGTGAAGTTCTCTGCTCAAGACGCCCTCCATGTCATTTCCAGGGTGGCAATCAGGATTAGCACCCAAGGCAAGAAGGTCTCTCGTTTGTTTCTCATTGCCAGAGAGAATTGCTTCGAAGAGGTGAGGCGCAAGCTGCATAGGACGGGAATGAGTGTTAAAAGGAAAGGATTTCAAGAGTGGTGGTCATTTGCTAATTACAATCTGACAGAAGATGTTTAAGACTGCTAAAACAGGAATGATAATGTCTATGTTAAACCAATTACTTTTAGACTCTGGTCTCGTGTTAATCACGCTTTGACTACTAACTTTTGCTGGTCTAATTAGCAGAAACTATTAAAACTGAAACCGAATATTAGAGGAGcataaaatggtataaaataagGAATAACTTTACCGTAGGTGTATGACCCTCTGCTTAAATTCCCAGATGCTGGTTAACAAAACGAACTGGTCTTATTTCTGACTGAGATTCTTTACAATCTTTCATATCCTGACAGACGAACGTTTTTggtaaacatgaaaaatgaaaaacttaccaAGTCTTTGTACGTCTGATCCCAGACATCCTTGATATCGGGATTTGTCTCTTGGTCAGCCAGCAAGACACTGAGAACTTCCAGGTGACCCCTGAGAGAGGCCAGGTGAGCGGGAGTTTTGTTGAATGCACAGACCACATTCGGACTGATGAATTCCAGCAAGAATTCTACGATCTCTTTCTGGTTGTTGAGAGCTGCCAAGTGCAGAAGAGTGAAGCGCGAGTGAGGCTTTCTCACAGCAGGTCCTGTGTACTGTATCAGGTCCTTGATTTTCTGGAGGTTGCCCCGTTCCGCAGCGAGGAATATTTCACGCTGAAAAGAGAAATGGTTACAATTTCTGGTtgtgttatttttctgttcattgttCTTACGACATTATTCACCTTTTTTAGGGTGAATTTGGTGGGAGAATAtttgtaaatggaaaatatgtaaTCAAGATTTTCAAATTCaccttaaaaaggaaaataatgtctgtagaaaaattaacagaaaaggcAAGGTGAACGCTGCGCCCACTGTGatgccatttacaaaaaaatcatattttaaatttaacagaaaaatggTAACTGAACCAGATATTGTAAAGGGAAAATATGCAAGCAATAAAAAGGATTGGCGCCTGTTTTAGACATCAATGAGGTAATAATACGTAATTCGATGTTCTCAGAATGTACTTAATCCCAAAGCTTCGGTTCAATGAGGTTcataatacttaaataaaatccAATTATCTTACTGAATTAAACCTTTAAAAGGCAAACAATTCTTGTAAGCGTGaagcatttaaaacaaaatacattcaCTATAATTCATAATAATCTGAATTAAAACAAGTCATCAGTAAGTAAATGACATATTCTCAAGATTTTTTGTTCAGCTTGAGAGTACAGCAACCCTTACCCTCTTTCTTGAAGGTGTTGTACTACTTAAGGGCACCGAGAAAAGCTTCCTTCTGCAGGAGGGGACAGCAGACAGACTCCGCGGGCTCAGTTTCTTGGCctataaaaagaagaaacaataaatgaattgaaaaagaTTTAGCGTTATCTCCCTTTTGGAGATTGAACTGTGTTAAACCTGAAAGGTAATGCAACTCTTGACACGATTAGCTTAAAGAATGATACTTTAAAAGGCATGCTGTTCCGTTCTTCGAAACTAAAACAATTTTGTATGATGCTTACCCGGTGAGAGTCAGTGATGCGAGGTGCCATTGTAGTGAAGAGTTCTCCTGttaaagaagagaggaaaaacaataaattaaaaaaacatcacTTTTCACACAGCAACGAACCAAAATCTGAATTATCAACGCACGAATAACCATTCAGTTTACAGAGAAATGGTCTGTATTATCATCGAAAATATGAGTTCACAGAGTCTAGCTCTGTAGCAACAAGAAAATTTTCGCTTGTCTTGAAGCACAATCACGTACTCTATTGAACTGTTCTCCGCGTTATCTCAGCCGTCAGTTACTAGACCAGAAGCTTAGACCTTGAACTAGACTTGGCGGCTGCACTGTCTTTGATACTGCGCTGTGGAGCAAGGTTCGTCGTAAGGCGGCCGAAGCTATGATGGGACTGGTGGCTCACAGACTGGACCGCTTGCTTATATGAGCGCGAGGACAGGCGCCGGCTGCAACATGTTGGCTCAGAGTTGATCGTGAAACAGAGAGCGGGCGAGTCTATACCGGCAGggttcttcttcagcttctgatATTGATCTTGCAAAACGACCGACTGGCGTTCATGCAACAATTTTCTTCCGTGAATTCTTTGGTGTGTTTctttcaaaatgactgaaatttgtaattaagattttaactgggtatttttatctttttttttattttgtttactatcAGAAATGACGTGTTTTAACGTTATATCCGCCAATTTCGCTCAATCGTATTTTCGCGCCGAGGGACTGTTTAGTTTCTTAATACTTTAGAAGtgatattactctctctctctctctctctctctcttccaccaaaTTATACACAACTTATCTATAGCTTTTAGCTGCCATCATCAGTTTTTTTCgctgataattttttattcattatttctacatTATCGATGTCTTACACATGTGTACCAAAACTAATTGCATTTAGCCTAAAAGAAACTTTAAGGCAATTTTGCACATTTAAGATTAGTAGATATTGCgttacattgtttatatatatatatatttatatatatatatatatatatatatatatatatatatatatatatatatatatatatatatatatatatatatataatatttgcaagTACGAAAATTATGAATCTAAGTCTGTATGAAAATACATCAGacatctgcaatatatatatacagtatatatatatatatatatatatatatatatatatatatatatatatatatatatatatatatatatatatatatattatatactgatgACGTTAACTAACTAACAGTAACTGCTCACGCCGAATGGATCGTAATGTGACTCTTCTAAAGTAACgaccaacccctttcattccttttactgtacctccatccatattatctttcttccatcttgctatccaccctctcctaacaattatttcaaagtgaaactgctttgaggttttcttcccgttacacctttcagacctacctacccCCATTTtcgtttccagcgctgaatgaccttataggtctcagtgcttggcctacACTCTGTAGTCCAATCCAGTATCGTCTCATTCAGCAGTAGAAGAACCCTATGTAAGGATTTGGTCTGGTGTAACTTCAGTCAGGCAGAATATTGGAATCTTCTTCAGCTTCGTATAACTTTGCAACAAGACACAAGTTATTCTTATGAAATTGTCATCCActggaataaatggaaaatgtttaacACTGACATAAGATTAAGCATTCATATCTGCTTTGTCAGTCTTCAAGCCAGAGTGGACAGCTCTTTCTTCGAagttcaaaaaattatttccgtatttaaacattttgatcccgtagggggttagtgccgtcagtgcacctcgtgcggtgcactgtaggcattacttaaggttctttgcagagtcccttcggttcctagctgcaacccctttcgttccctttactgtacctcctttcatattctttcttccaccttactctccatcctctcctaccagttgattcatagtgcaactggtttgaggttttcctcctggtacacctttcaaacctcttactgtcaaatTTTCCGTCTTAGCGCTGActaacctcataggttccagtgcttggcctttggcctaaattctacatttagTTCAACTCAGCATTTTGAACAATTGATAACTCTCTTTGGTACAGCAGTTCCTCAGGCTCTtagaatgaagaccagggaaatgGCTTGAGTAGAATTTACTTGTAAGTGATTACAGgtcccactagcggatccagaaaaatttcatggggggttgcaccaattttcatattatatatacattatatagtgtgtatatatgtatataatttatatgtacatattttttcccatttttatatttctcatttatgttattattatctaaatctt
Above is a window of Macrobrachium rosenbergii isolate ZJJX-2024 chromosome 32, ASM4041242v1, whole genome shotgun sequence DNA encoding:
- the LOC136855698 gene encoding caspase b-like isoform X2, translated to MAPRITDSHRAKKLSPRSLSAVPSCRRKLFSVPLSSTTPSRKRREIFLAAERGNLQKIKDLIQYTGPAVRKPHSRFTLLHLAALNNQKEIVEFLLEFISPNVVCAFNKTPAHLASLRGHLEVLSVLLADQETNPDIKDVWDQTYKDLLAPHLFEAILSGNEKQTRDLLALGANPDCHPGNDMEGVLSRELHITTPRQLALSLNQKSTLMLLPTNEEGHPVTKHGQILVSPTMPRIGRDPMLGPLRIKVKPTKQCVTGSDVYTMNPNSRGYVCILSFGSFERRPDLELEASEDDASNLANVFTQMGYSGEVHHSLTSDETKETLTRIRDMEELWDASSATFIISSHGTSNNDAFLASDMQQLSTEWLLGLFSDAECPQLKNKPKVFIFDFCRGYYTDSCASVLNPFRPTRVNEPQRDMVCIYSSSTGFTSYNFSKDGSSFPTALCRTMAKHAHDMELNDLCRELVAECGKATNLVPSIRNIGFTKRFFFNPGVSASLVQNH
- the LOC136855698 gene encoding caspase b-like isoform X1, with product MAPRITDSHRAKKLSPRSLSAVPSCRRKLFSVPLSSTTPSRKRREIFLAAERGNLQKIKDLIQYTGPAVRKPHSRFTLLHLAALNNQKEIVEFLLEFISPNVVCAFNKTPAHLASLRGHLEVLSVLLADQETNPDIKDVWDQTYKDLLAPHLFEAILSGNEKQTRDLLALGANPDCHPGNDMEGVLSRELHITTPRQLALSLNQKSTLMLLPTNEEGHPVTKHGQILVSPTMPRIGRDPMQLGPLRIKVKPTKQCVTGSDVYTMNPNSRGYVCILSFGSFERRPDLELEASEDDASNLANVFTQMGYSGEVHHSLTSDETKETLTRIRDMEELWDASSATFIISSHGTSNNDAFLASDMQQLSTEWLLGLFSDAECPQLKNKPKVFIFDFCRGYYTDSCASVLNPFRPTRVNEPQRDMVCIYSSSTGFTSYNFSKDGSSFPTALCRTMAKHAHDMELNDLCRELVAECGKATNLVPSIRNIGFTKRFFFNPGVSASLVQNH